The Streptomyces sp. RKND-216 genomic sequence GGAAGGGCGACGTCCAGATCGTCGTGGTCGACCCCGAGCCATACATGACGTACCAGCCCTTCCTTCCCGAAGCGGCGGCCGGCTCCATCTCGCCGCGGCACGTCGTCGTACCGCTGCGCCGCACGTTGCCCGACTGCCAGGTCGTCGTCGGCGAGGTCAAGACGATCGACCCCGAGGCCCGCGTCGCGACCGTGGAGACCCTCGCCACCGCCGAGGAGGGCTCCGGTCCGCTCGAGGTGACCTGGACCGAACTCGTCCTCGCACCCGGATCCGTGTCCCGCACCCTCCCCGTGCCCGGCCTCGCCGAGCACGGCATCGGCTTCAAGAACGTCGAAGAGGCCATCGGGCTGCGCAACCACGTCCTGGAGCAGCTCGACATCGCCTCCTCCACGCGCGACCCGGACGTGCGCGACGCCGCGCTCACCTTCGTGTTCGTCGGCGGCGGCTACGCGGGCGTCGAGGCGCTCGCCGAACTGGAGGACATGGCCCGCTATGCCTGCCGCTACTACCACAACCTCAAGCCCGAGGACCTGCGGTTCCTGCTGGTCGAGGCCAGCGACCGGATCCTGCCGGAAGTGGGCGAGGACATGGGCCGGTACGCCCTGCGCGAGCTGCGCGCCCGGAACATCGACGTGCGCCTGGAGACCCGCCTGGAGACGTGCGAGAAGCGCGTCGCGGTGCTGAGCGACGGCTCCCGCCACCCCTCCCGCACGCTCGTGTGGACCGCCGGTGTCAAGCCGCACCCCATCCTCGCCGCCACCGGGCTGCCCCTCAACGACCGCGGGCGGCTGCGCTGCACGGCGCAGCTCCGCGTCGACGGAACCGACCACGTCTGGGCGGCCGGCGACGCCGCCGCCGTCCCCGACCTGGCCGCCGAACGCAACGGCAACGGCAACGGCGGCGGCCGCAACGCCGACGGCTCCGAGCGGAAGCCCGAGTGCGCCCCCAACGCCCAGCACGCCGTACGCCAGGCCCGGGTACTCGCCGACAACGTCGCGGCCGTCCTCAACGGCGGCGAGGTCGCCGACTACCGCCACGCGTACGCGGGTTCGGTCGCCTCCCTCGGTCTGCACAAGGGCGTTGCCCATGTGTACGGACGCAAGCTGAAGGGCTACCCTGCCTGGTTCATGCACCGCGCGTACCACCTGAGCCGTGTCCCGACCTTCAACCGGAAGGCCCGGGTGCTCGCCGAGTGGACGCTCTCCGGTCTCTTCAAGAGGGAGATCGTCTCGCTCGGTTCACTCGAACACCCCAGGGCGGAGTTCGAACTGGCGGCGGGCACGGGCCGCCACCCCGAGGCGAGCTGAACGGTCCGCATCCGGCGCCGCGGTGGGAACGAGCCGCCCGTCCG encodes the following:
- a CDS encoding NAD(P)/FAD-dependent oxidoreductase: MTNEPERILVVGGGYVGMYTALRLQRKLRQRLRKGDVQIVVVDPEPYMTYQPFLPEAAAGSISPRHVVVPLRRTLPDCQVVVGEVKTIDPEARVATVETLATAEEGSGPLEVTWTELVLAPGSVSRTLPVPGLAEHGIGFKNVEEAIGLRNHVLEQLDIASSTRDPDVRDAALTFVFVGGGYAGVEALAELEDMARYACRYYHNLKPEDLRFLLVEASDRILPEVGEDMGRYALRELRARNIDVRLETRLETCEKRVAVLSDGSRHPSRTLVWTAGVKPHPILAATGLPLNDRGRLRCTAQLRVDGTDHVWAAGDAAAVPDLAAERNGNGNGGGRNADGSERKPECAPNAQHAVRQARVLADNVAAVLNGGEVADYRHAYAGSVASLGLHKGVAHVYGRKLKGYPAWFMHRAYHLSRVPTFNRKARVLAEWTLSGLFKREIVSLGSLEHPRAEFELAAGTGRHPEAS